The following are encoded in a window of Streptomyces sp. 11x1 genomic DNA:
- a CDS encoding PspC domain-containing protein, which yields MPRSAVRVNIDGMPEAAAPPVDTPRPPRKLYRSSDGRWLGGVARGLAGHLGLPVTWVRLVFAGLFLADGLGALVYAAFWFFVPLGVGGVDNQRPPAIATEISPDGRRKLVARKPDRGQIVALLLMVVVAMVFVGNVNLGEGARAYLWPTVLVAAGVALVWRQADNARRARWAEVGRRRRTITLLRSVAGVLLVTAGVSGIFVLQGSAAHLGSVLQAALAVLVGIALLAGPYLVRMTQDLSEERLMRIRAQERAEVAAHVHDSVLHTLTLIQRNADKPNEVRRLARAQERDLRNWLYKPEGTGKDEDDEPDTLAEAVRRNAAEVEDKHGVPIEVVVVGDCPLDEGLTAQMQAAREAMVNAAKYGGEGGAVQVYAEVEGRTVFVSVRDRGPGFDLDAIPADRMGVRESIIGRMERNGGTARLRAVPGGGTEVELEMERAETTS from the coding sequence ATGCCTCGCTCGGCCGTGCGTGTGAACATCGATGGCATGCCGGAAGCCGCAGCACCGCCAGTCGACACTCCGCGGCCCCCGCGCAAGCTCTACCGCAGCAGCGACGGACGCTGGCTCGGAGGCGTGGCGCGAGGGCTCGCCGGACATCTCGGTCTGCCTGTGACCTGGGTGCGGCTCGTGTTCGCCGGCCTCTTCCTGGCCGATGGCCTCGGTGCCCTCGTCTACGCGGCGTTCTGGTTCTTCGTTCCCCTCGGCGTGGGAGGCGTCGACAACCAGCGGCCTCCGGCCATCGCCACGGAGATCTCCCCCGACGGCCGCCGCAAGCTCGTGGCCCGCAAGCCCGACCGAGGCCAGATAGTCGCCCTCCTCCTCATGGTCGTCGTGGCCATGGTCTTCGTCGGCAATGTGAACCTCGGGGAGGGCGCCAGGGCGTATCTCTGGCCGACGGTGCTCGTCGCCGCCGGCGTCGCCCTGGTCTGGCGCCAGGCGGACAACGCGCGGCGGGCCCGCTGGGCCGAGGTAGGCCGCCGTCGACGCACGATCACCCTGCTGCGCTCCGTGGCCGGTGTCCTGCTGGTCACCGCGGGGGTCTCCGGGATATTCGTCCTCCAGGGCTCGGCCGCCCACCTCGGCTCGGTCCTGCAGGCGGCGCTCGCGGTCCTCGTGGGCATAGCCCTGCTGGCCGGTCCGTACCTCGTGCGCATGACCCAGGACCTCTCCGAGGAGCGCCTGATGCGCATCCGCGCCCAGGAGCGCGCGGAGGTCGCGGCCCATGTCCACGACTCGGTGCTGCACACGCTGACGCTCATACAGCGGAACGCGGACAAGCCGAACGAGGTCCGCCGCCTCGCCCGCGCCCAGGAGCGCGACCTGCGGAACTGGCTGTACAAGCCCGAGGGCACGGGGAAGGACGAGGACGACGAGCCCGACACCCTCGCCGAGGCCGTCCGGCGGAACGCGGCCGAGGTCGAGGACAAGCACGGTGTCCCCATCGAAGTGGTCGTCGTCGGCGACTGCCCCCTCGACGAGGGACTGACCGCACAGATGCAGGCCGCGCGCGAGGCGATGGTCAACGCCGCCAAGTACGGTGGCGAGGGCGGCGCCGTGCAGGTCTACGCCGAGGTCGAGGGAAGGACGGTATTCGTGTCCGTCCGCGACCGCGGTCCAGGATTCGACCTCGACGCGATACCCGCCGACCGCATGGGCGTCAGAGAATCGATCATCGGCCGCATGGAGCGCAACGGAGGCACGGCACGGCTCCGCGCCGTACCGGGCGGCGGCACGGAGGTCGAGCTGGAGATGGAGAGGGCGGAGACGACGTCATGA
- a CDS encoding NlpC/P60 family protein — protein MAPHRKPRPTGRTRAGIRTPALATAALTSVALLSQTATAAPSDDDRPSLEDVEKKVDDLYRQAGSATENYNAAKERTTKQKKKVDTLLDDVAKRTEKLNEAREELGSFAAAQYRNGASAPDQASLLLADNPQDYFDQNQLMDRMTDRQKQAVDAYVTEQADAAEQRRTASDSLEKLTESQNALKTSKAKVQAKLAEARELLSTLTAAEKARLAAIEQREQEEADRKAEELARRQAAQQASQESPSTQEAQGTQETQETQGGTAADTETSPGTSGTTAPVEDSTYATKATKALAFARAQIGKPYVWGATGPGSYDCSGLTQAAWKAAGVDLPRTTYDQVEAGTTVPLADARPGDLVFFYDNIGHVGIYIGNGMMIHAPKPGTYVREESIFYDGESSIHSVVRPA, from the coding sequence ATGGCGCCGCACCGCAAGCCGCGTCCGACCGGCCGGACGCGCGCGGGCATACGCACCCCCGCTCTCGCCACGGCCGCCCTCACCTCCGTGGCCCTGCTCTCCCAGACGGCCACCGCCGCACCCTCCGACGACGACAGGCCGAGCCTGGAGGACGTCGAGAAGAAGGTCGACGACCTCTACCGCCAGGCCGGGTCGGCGACCGAGAACTACAACGCGGCCAAGGAGAGGACGACCAAGCAGAAGAAGAAGGTCGACACCCTCCTCGACGACGTCGCCAAGCGCACGGAGAAGCTCAACGAGGCACGGGAGGAACTGGGATCGTTCGCCGCGGCCCAGTACCGCAACGGCGCGTCCGCCCCCGACCAGGCCTCGCTGCTCCTCGCGGACAACCCGCAGGACTACTTCGACCAGAACCAGCTGATGGACCGGATGACGGACCGTCAGAAGCAGGCCGTCGACGCGTACGTCACCGAGCAGGCCGACGCGGCGGAGCAGCGCCGGACCGCGAGCGACAGCCTCGAGAAGCTCACCGAGTCGCAGAACGCCCTCAAGACCAGCAAGGCCAAGGTCCAGGCGAAGCTCGCCGAGGCCCGCGAACTGCTCTCCACCCTCACCGCCGCGGAGAAGGCCCGGCTCGCCGCGATCGAACAGCGCGAGCAGGAGGAGGCCGACCGCAAGGCGGAGGAACTCGCGCGTCGGCAGGCGGCGCAGCAGGCGAGCCAGGAGTCCCCGAGCACCCAGGAGGCCCAGGGGACCCAGGAGACCCAGGAGACCCAGGGAGGGACCGCCGCCGACACGGAGACGTCTCCCGGCACCAGCGGGACCACCGCTCCCGTCGAGGACTCCACCTACGCCACGAAGGCCACCAAGGCCCTGGCATTCGCCCGCGCGCAGATCGGCAAGCCGTACGTCTGGGGCGCCACCGGCCCCGGCTCCTACGACTGCTCCGGCCTCACCCAGGCCGCCTGGAAGGCCGCCGGCGTCGACCTCCCGCGCACCACCTACGACCAGGTCGAGGCGGGCACCACCGTCCCCCTCGCCGACGCCAGGCCGGGGGACCTCGTCTTCTTCTACGACAACATCGGCCACGTCGGCATCTACATCGGCAACGGCATGATGATCCACGCCCCCAAGCCAGGCACGTACGTCCGCGAGGAGTCGATCTTCTACGACGGCGAGTCCTCGATCCACAGCGTGGTGCGGCCCGCGTGA
- a CDS encoding response regulator transcription factor: MSDANGANDTAAEGGSGTTPSGGPGGTAARGTGSAEGLPGEPVRQETPVQPSTPEGAAAPSALGAPGPSGPGRHVRVVLVDDHRMFRTGVQAEIGQTDRTGVEVVGEAPDVDQAVSVITSTRPEVVLLDVHLPGGGGVEVLRRCSSLMADAEQPVRFLALSVSDAAEDVIGVIRGGARGYVTKTITGSDLVESIFRVQEGDAVFSPRLAGFVLDAFASTDAPPVDEDLDRLTQREREVLRLIARGYAYKEIAKQLYISVKTVESHVSAVLRKLQLSNRHELTRWATARRLV; this comes from the coding sequence ATGAGCGACGCGAACGGGGCCAACGACACTGCCGCAGAGGGCGGTTCGGGCACGACGCCGAGCGGGGGGCCAGGAGGTACTGCCGCGAGGGGCACGGGTTCGGCAGAGGGGCTGCCCGGCGAGCCCGTCCGGCAGGAAACGCCGGTCCAGCCCTCCACGCCCGAGGGTGCCGCCGCGCCCAGCGCACTCGGCGCACCGGGACCGTCCGGTCCCGGGCGGCATGTCCGGGTGGTGCTGGTGGACGACCACCGTATGTTCCGTACGGGAGTGCAGGCCGAGATCGGGCAGACGGACCGTACGGGGGTGGAGGTGGTCGGGGAGGCCCCCGACGTCGATCAGGCGGTCTCGGTGATCACGAGTACGCGGCCCGAGGTGGTGCTCCTCGATGTGCACCTGCCCGGCGGCGGCGGGGTCGAAGTCCTGCGCCGCTGTTCGTCGTTGATGGCGGACGCCGAGCAGCCCGTGCGCTTCCTCGCCCTGTCCGTGTCGGACGCGGCGGAGGACGTGATCGGGGTGATCCGGGGCGGCGCACGCGGCTATGTCACCAAGACGATCACCGGCTCGGACCTGGTGGAGTCCATCTTTCGGGTCCAGGAAGGCGACGCGGTCTTCTCTCCCCGCCTGGCCGGCTTCGTGCTCGACGCCTTCGCCTCCACCGACGCCCCGCCCGTCGACGAGGACCTCGACCGCCTCACCCAGCGCGAGCGTGAGGTGCTGCGGCTCATCGCCCGTGGCTATGCATACAAGGAGATCGCCAAGCAGCTCTACATCTCGGTGAAGACGGTCGAGTCCCATGTGTCCGCCGTCCTGCGCAAGCTGCAGCTCTCCAACCGCCACGAGCTGACGAGGTGGGCGACGGCACGCCGCCTGGTGTGA
- a CDS encoding DUF6192 family protein, whose product MNVLVHPPNDSVEALAQLRSQRHCLDRHTDEQNSAPGRTPGLNRSQQPRQILSPARPAYSDTRPAQDSELLGTEAQKHARRRTKTVPQLRDRQLTGDEQAVLAQNVARCRAVLDWIETTAETGKVDMDEKPARLLRSE is encoded by the coding sequence GTGAACGTCCTGGTCCACCCGCCGAATGATTCGGTAGAGGCGCTGGCGCAACTGCGTTCCCAACGCCACTGCCTGGACCGACACACCGACGAACAGAACTCCGCCCCGGGCCGAACTCCCGGCCTGAATCGTTCCCAGCAGCCCCGGCAGATCCTCTCCCCAGCTCGACCGGCGTACTCGGACACCAGGCCGGCGCAGGACTCAGAGCTACTCGGCACCGAGGCTCAGAAACACGCACGAAGACGCACTAAGACCGTGCCGCAACTGCGCGACCGGCAGCTGACCGGCGACGAACAGGCCGTGCTCGCGCAGAATGTCGCCCGCTGTCGGGCCGTGCTGGACTGGATCGAGACCACTGCCGAGACCGGCAAGGTCGACATGGACGAGAAACCCGCCCGCCTGCTGCGGAGTGAGTAG
- a CDS encoding M23 family metallopeptidase codes for MNDRHPSGTATPPAAAPEAEPAHYASYGHQEVGYGDFTTYGDYPATGFETGSHANATGTFAVDPLFGDMPGNDNGTGSYGATQWSTGSHQTLNYDPYAAQHQAAYDTGSYDTTSWSSGYEHLSQVPTQPTGPDASGQWDASGWLQTEQSDDADQLGQGGQTQQWTGTQHFDTGAFDATQWNSDGTPVGDEHDGGAAESYERSAGAPESYDAHDHPQTVVVDLSAEGTDFHQQATATFEQIAPYDQDEHPSADGEFETDGADRAVLLDGEEEITTAATRSAGPGRAATRAASRSRRKAPAKRSALLTVAVPSACVMGVAGIAAASVGATSDDTETTASVKSDATAVKPSTANNQLDTQLESLSAEADDFADRASRTQERIDLKAQQVLEQKKAAAEAARKERLRPKFALPVAERGLSAYYGQSGVNWMSLHTGIDFPVSYGTPVMAATDGTVRTQWNSAYGNMVIVTAKDGTETWYCHLSTYKVASGTTVKAGDTIAYSGNSGNSTGPHLHFEVHPAGGSAIDPLSWLRSHGLDPT; via the coding sequence GTGAACGATCGTCACCCGTCGGGGACCGCAACACCCCCGGCTGCGGCTCCTGAAGCCGAACCGGCGCACTACGCGTCGTACGGCCACCAGGAAGTCGGCTACGGCGACTTCACCACGTACGGCGATTACCCCGCTACCGGTTTTGAAACCGGTTCCCACGCGAACGCGACGGGCACCTTCGCGGTCGACCCCCTCTTCGGTGACATGCCGGGCAACGACAACGGCACCGGCTCCTACGGCGCCACCCAGTGGTCGACCGGCAGCCACCAGACGCTGAACTACGACCCGTACGCCGCGCAGCACCAGGCCGCGTACGACACGGGCAGTTACGACACGACGTCCTGGTCGTCCGGTTACGAACACCTCTCCCAGGTCCCGACGCAGCCGACGGGCCCCGACGCGAGCGGCCAGTGGGACGCGAGCGGCTGGCTGCAGACCGAACAGTCCGACGACGCGGACCAGTTGGGGCAGGGCGGCCAGACCCAGCAGTGGACCGGCACCCAGCACTTCGACACGGGCGCCTTCGACGCCACCCAGTGGAACAGTGACGGCACACCCGTCGGCGACGAGCACGATGGCGGCGCGGCCGAGTCCTACGAACGCTCCGCCGGCGCCCCCGAGTCGTACGACGCGCACGACCACCCGCAGACCGTCGTGGTGGACCTGTCGGCCGAGGGCACGGACTTCCACCAGCAGGCGACCGCCACCTTCGAGCAGATCGCCCCGTACGACCAGGACGAACACCCCTCGGCGGACGGCGAGTTCGAGACCGACGGCGCGGACCGCGCGGTGCTCCTCGACGGCGAGGAAGAGATCACCACAGCGGCCACCAGGAGCGCGGGCCCCGGCCGGGCGGCCACCCGCGCGGCCTCACGGTCGCGCCGGAAGGCTCCGGCCAAACGTTCCGCCCTGCTGACCGTGGCCGTTCCGTCGGCCTGTGTCATGGGAGTCGCGGGGATCGCGGCGGCCTCGGTCGGCGCCACGTCGGACGACACGGAGACGACGGCGTCGGTCAAGTCGGACGCCACCGCCGTGAAGCCGTCCACCGCCAACAACCAGCTCGACACCCAGCTGGAGAGCCTCTCCGCCGAGGCCGACGACTTCGCCGACCGGGCCAGCCGGACGCAGGAGCGCATCGACCTCAAGGCCCAGCAGGTGCTGGAGCAGAAGAAGGCCGCCGCGGAGGCGGCCCGCAAGGAGCGCCTGCGGCCGAAGTTCGCGCTCCCCGTCGCCGAGCGCGGACTCAGCGCGTACTACGGGCAGTCCGGCGTCAACTGGATGTCCCTGCACACCGGCATAGACTTCCCCGTCTCGTACGGCACCCCGGTGATGGCCGCGACCGACGGCACCGTGCGCACCCAGTGGAACAGCGCCTACGGCAACATGGTCATCGTGACCGCCAAGGACGGCACCGAGACCTGGTACTGCCACCTCTCCACGTACAAGGTCGCCTCCGGTACGACCGTCAAGGCCGGCGACACCATCGCCTACTCGGGCAACTCGGGCAACTCGACCGGGCCGCATCTGCACTTCGAGGTCCACCCGGCGGGCGGCTCCGCCATCGACCCGCTGTCGTGGCTGCGCAGCCACGGGCTGGACCCGACGTAA
- a CDS encoding RacP protein, which produces MARKRSPAAERHADLVRTALFEVAPAGMTLTRLMGSCELSRWQTRRGLGALRDMCAERGWPPVIWTRELGYYFCASEEELEERERAWLSGKLTQFRRMITGTIGPYLALFPKSTWAGYLSNQMKAIESNLAMAARPPR; this is translated from the coding sequence GTGGCACGCAAGCGCTCCCCGGCCGCGGAGCGCCACGCCGACCTGGTCCGCACCGCGCTGTTCGAGGTCGCGCCCGCCGGCATGACGCTCACACGGCTGATGGGCTCGTGCGAGCTCAGCCGCTGGCAGACCAGACGCGGGCTCGGCGCGCTGCGGGACATGTGCGCCGAACGCGGCTGGCCGCCGGTGATCTGGACCCGGGAGCTGGGCTATTACTTCTGCGCGAGTGAGGAGGAGCTGGAGGAGCGGGAGCGGGCCTGGCTCAGTGGGAAGCTGACCCAGTTCCGCCGGATGATCACGGGCACGATCGGCCCGTACCTGGCCTTGTTCCCAAAGAGCACGTGGGCCGGCTACCTCAGCAACCAGATGAAGGCGATCGAGTCGAACCTCGCGATGGCCGCCCGGCCACCGCGCTGA
- a CDS encoding NlpC/P60 family protein: MAAHRKPRQRSLGGHTARTAATIALAGAATATGFDGTGHADPQLTPEQVRAKVAKLYQEAEVATEKYNGAKEKADKAQENLEELRDQAARRTERLNSARDELGSLAAAQYRDGGIAPTWQLALSADPDQYLDGAALAERVGSRHSADVASVRKQLLDIERLRGAARVELGTLKTRQTELKRHKKTVTSKLTDARQLLGRLTTEDRSRFDTRSGATGHASRSSTTAQRGLTGPVSAASATADAPNSRAAAAISYAYSKIGSPYVWGATGPNAFDCSGLTLAAYRAAGVSLPRTTYSQINAGPRVARSDLRPGDLVFFYSGISHVGIYIGNGQMIHAPNPSAPVRVAPLDEMPYAGATRVA, translated from the coding sequence GTGGCAGCGCACCGCAAGCCCAGACAGCGCTCGCTCGGCGGCCATACGGCCCGCACGGCCGCGACGATCGCCCTCGCGGGCGCGGCGACGGCGACCGGTTTCGACGGCACCGGGCACGCCGACCCCCAGCTCACCCCGGAGCAGGTCAGGGCGAAGGTGGCCAAGCTGTACCAAGAGGCCGAGGTCGCCACCGAGAAGTACAACGGCGCGAAGGAGAAGGCCGACAAGGCTCAGGAGAACCTAGAGGAGCTGCGCGACCAGGCCGCCCGCCGCACCGAACGGCTCAACTCGGCCCGCGACGAACTCGGTTCGCTGGCGGCGGCGCAGTACCGGGACGGCGGCATCGCCCCCACCTGGCAGCTCGCCCTCTCCGCCGATCCCGACCAGTACCTGGACGGCGCCGCCCTCGCCGAGCGCGTCGGCAGCCGACACTCGGCGGACGTGGCGAGCGTACGGAAGCAACTGCTGGACATCGAACGGCTGCGCGGCGCCGCCCGCGTCGAACTGGGCACGCTCAAGACCCGGCAGACCGAACTGAAACGCCACAAGAAAACCGTCACCTCCAAGCTGACCGACGCCCGTCAACTGCTCGGCCGACTCACCACCGAGGACCGCTCACGCTTCGACACCCGCAGCGGCGCCACGGGGCACGCCTCGCGCTCCTCCACCACGGCCCAGCGCGGCCTCACCGGGCCGGTCTCCGCCGCCTCCGCCACGGCCGACGCCCCCAACTCCCGCGCCGCCGCGGCCATCTCCTACGCCTACTCCAAGATCGGCAGCCCGTACGTCTGGGGCGCCACCGGGCCCAACGCCTTCGACTGCTCCGGCCTCACTTTGGCCGCCTACCGCGCCGCCGGTGTCTCCCTCCCCCGCACCACCTACTCCCAGATCAACGCCGGCCCCCGCGTCGCCCGCTCCGACCTCCGCCCCGGCGACCTCGTCTTCTTCTATTCCGGCATCAGCCACGTGGGCATCTACATCGGCAACGGCCAGATGATCCACGCCCCCAACCCCTCGGCCCCGGTACGCGTGGCACCCCTGGACGAGATGCCGTACGCGGGGGCGACACGGGTGGCTTGA
- a CDS encoding alpha/beta fold hydrolase, with protein sequence MKVTRAVAPLVPLCEPFLPTRLTGLSVALLKATALELAILAGHLLLYPSGMTQERRATPTLPPSDAPRLPTEEKPPVVLLHGFIDNRSVFVLLRRSLAGAGARHLESLNYSPLTCDIRAAAELFGRRIEEICERTGQERVDVVGHSLGGLIARYYVQRLGGDHRVRTLVTLGTPHGGTRAVPLADAHPIVRQMRPGSDVLEELRAPAPGCRTHFVAFWSDFDHVMAPVESACVDHPDLMAQNIRVTGIGHLALPVHPAVTNGIREALDTSRTGARATARPGGLTVA encoded by the coding sequence ATGAAGGTCACCAGGGCGGTCGCGCCCCTTGTTCCGCTCTGTGAGCCCTTCCTGCCGACCCGGCTGACCGGTCTGTCCGTGGCCCTTCTCAAGGCGACCGCCCTGGAGTTGGCGATCCTTGCGGGACATCTGCTGCTCTATCCGTCCGGGATGACGCAGGAGCGGCGGGCCACGCCCACGCTCCCCCCGTCCGACGCGCCCCGGCTCCCCACGGAGGAGAAGCCCCCGGTCGTCCTGCTGCACGGCTTCATCGACAACCGCTCGGTCTTCGTCCTGCTGCGCCGCTCCCTCGCGGGGGCCGGCGCCCGGCATCTCGAGTCGCTCAACTACTCACCCCTCACCTGCGACATCCGCGCCGCCGCCGAGTTGTTCGGCCGACGCATCGAGGAGATCTGCGAGCGCACGGGCCAGGAGCGGGTGGACGTCGTCGGCCACAGCCTGGGTGGGCTGATAGCCCGGTACTACGTGCAACGCCTCGGCGGTGACCACCGTGTCCGTACGCTCGTCACGCTCGGGACCCCGCACGGCGGCACCCGGGCGGTGCCGCTGGCGGACGCCCATCCGATCGTCCGGCAGATGCGGCCGGGTTCGGACGTGCTGGAGGAACTGCGGGCACCGGCACCGGGCTGCCGCACCCACTTCGTGGCGTTCTGGAGCGATTTCGACCATGTGATGGCGCCGGTGGAGAGCGCCTGCGTCGACCATCCGGACCTGATGGCGCAGAACATCAGGGTCACCGGGATCGGCCATCTCGCCCTGCCCGTGCACCCGGCCGTCACCAACGGGATCCGGGAGGCCCTCGACACCTCACGGACGGGCGCCCGCGCAACCGCCCGCCCCGGCGGCCTGACGGTGGCATGA
- the pcrA gene encoding DNA helicase PcrA, translating into MSSLFDDSFLADLQAPRGHAEEPPPPPEDDHVPEPLPDDLFGGKFDVPPDRDEYYRGGAPRPALDAAALLDGLNENQRAAVVHAGSPLLIVAGAGSGKTRVLTHRIAHLLGERHVHPGQILAITFTNKAAGEMKERVEQLVGPRAHAMWVMTFHSACVRILRRESKKLGFTSSFSIYDAADSKRLMALVCRDLDLDPKRFPPKSFSAKISNLKNELIDEEDFAAQAADGFEKTLAQAYALYQSRLREANALDFDDLIMTTVNLLRAFPDVAEHYRRRFRHVLVDEYQDTNHAQYALVRELVGTSEHPVDVPPAEWDVPPAELCVVGDADQSIYAFRGATIRNILQFEEDYPDATTILLEQNYRSTQTILSAANAVIERNESRRPKNLWTNAGAGAQITGYVADTEHDEAQFVADEIDRLTDAGEAKAGDVAVFYRTNAQSRVFEEVFIRVGLPYKVVGGVRFYERKEVRDVLAYLRVLANPEDSVPLRRILNVPKRGIGDRAEAMIDALSQREKISFPQALKRVDEAYGMAARSTNAVKRFNTLMEDLRTVVESGAGPATVLEAVLERTGYLAELQASTDPQDETRIENLQELAAVALEFEQEAGAAEGETEGGAAGTTSAGLADFLERVALVADSDQIPDEEEDGSGVITLMTLHTAKGLEFPVVFLTGMEDGVFPHMRALGQTKELEEERRLAYVGITRARERLYLTRSTLRSAWGQPSYNPPSRFLEEIPATHLEWKRTGASAPVSSGPAAGIAASLSSSRSRSSARGASGFATRRGDEKPVVSLAVGDRVTHDQFGLGTVVGVGGSGANAEATIDFGDTKPKRLLLRYAPVEKL; encoded by the coding sequence ATGAGCAGCCTCTTTGACGACAGCTTCCTGGCGGACCTCCAGGCCCCCCGCGGCCACGCGGAGGAGCCCCCGCCGCCGCCCGAGGACGATCATGTACCGGAGCCGCTTCCGGACGATCTGTTCGGCGGGAAGTTCGACGTGCCACCGGACCGGGACGAGTACTACCGCGGCGGTGCCCCCCGCCCGGCCCTCGACGCGGCGGCCCTCCTGGACGGGCTGAACGAGAACCAGCGCGCGGCCGTGGTGCACGCCGGCTCCCCTCTGCTCATCGTCGCCGGCGCGGGTTCCGGCAAGACCCGTGTGCTCACCCACCGCATCGCCCATCTGCTCGGCGAGCGGCATGTCCACCCGGGCCAGATCCTCGCGATCACCTTCACCAACAAGGCCGCCGGTGAGATGAAGGAGCGCGTCGAGCAGCTCGTCGGCCCGCGCGCGCACGCGATGTGGGTCATGACCTTCCACAGCGCGTGCGTCCGGATCCTGCGGCGCGAGTCGAAGAAGCTCGGTTTCACGTCCTCCTTCTCGATCTACGACGCCGCCGACAGCAAGCGGCTGATGGCGCTCGTCTGCCGTGATCTGGACCTCGACCCGAAGCGCTTCCCGCCGAAGTCCTTCAGTGCCAAGATCTCGAACCTGAAGAACGAGCTGATCGACGAGGAGGACTTCGCCGCCCAGGCCGCCGACGGCTTCGAGAAGACCCTCGCCCAGGCCTACGCGCTCTACCAGTCGCGCCTCCGCGAGGCGAACGCGCTCGACTTCGACGACCTGATCATGACGACGGTCAATCTGCTGCGCGCCTTCCCGGACGTCGCCGAGCACTACCGGCGTCGCTTCCGTCATGTCCTCGTCGATGAGTACCAGGACACCAACCATGCCCAGTACGCCCTGGTCAGAGAGCTGGTCGGCACCTCCGAGCACCCGGTGGACGTGCCACCGGCCGAGTGGGACGTGCCGCCGGCGGAGCTCTGCGTCGTGGGTGACGCGGACCAGTCGATCTACGCCTTCCGCGGCGCGACCATCCGCAACATCCTCCAGTTCGAGGAGGACTACCCGGACGCGACGACGATCCTGCTGGAGCAGAACTACCGCTCCACGCAGACGATCCTCTCCGCGGCCAACGCGGTCATCGAGCGCAACGAGTCCCGCCGCCCGAAGAACCTGTGGACCAATGCGGGCGCCGGTGCGCAGATCACCGGCTATGTCGCCGACACCGAGCACGACGAGGCCCAGTTCGTCGCCGACGAGATAGACCGACTGACGGACGCGGGCGAGGCGAAGGCCGGCGACGTCGCCGTCTTCTACCGGACGAACGCCCAGTCCCGTGTCTTCGAGGAGGTGTTCATCCGCGTCGGCCTGCCCTACAAGGTCGTCGGCGGGGTGCGTTTCTACGAGCGCAAGGAGGTCCGGGACGTCCTCGCGTATCTGCGTGTCCTCGCCAACCCCGAGGACTCCGTCCCCCTGCGCCGTATCCTCAACGTGCCCAAGCGCGGCATCGGCGACCGTGCCGAGGCGATGATCGACGCCCTCTCCCAGCGCGAGAAGATCAGCTTCCCGCAGGCCCTGAAGCGTGTGGACGAGGCGTACGGCATGGCGGCCCGGTCGACCAACGCGGTCAAGCGGTTCAACACGCTGATGGAGGACCTGCGGACCGTCGTCGAGTCCGGCGCCGGACCGGCGACCGTCCTGGAAGCCGTCCTCGAACGCACGGGCTATCTGGCCGAGTTGCAGGCATCCACCGACCCGCAGGACGAGACCCGGATCGAGAACCTCCAGGAACTCGCCGCGGTCGCCCTGGAGTTCGAGCAGGAGGCCGGTGCCGCGGAGGGCGAGACCGAGGGCGGTGCGGCGGGGACGACCTCCGCCGGGCTCGCCGACTTCCTGGAGCGGGTGGCGCTGGTCGCCGACTCCGACCAGATCCCCGACGAGGAGGAGGACGGCTCGGGCGTCATCACGCTCATGACCCTCCACACCGCCAAGGGCCTGGAGTTCCCGGTGGTCTTCCTCACCGGCATGGAGGACGGCGTCTTCCCGCACATGCGCGCCCTCGGCCAGACCAAGGAACTGGAGGAGGAGCGCCGCCTCGCGTACGTCGGCATCACCCGCGCACGTGAACGGCTCTACCTCACCCGGTCGACGCTGCGCAGCGCCTGGGGACAGCCCTCGTACAACCCGCCGTCCCGGTTCCTGGAGGAGATCCCGGCCACTCATCTGGAGTGGAAGCGCACGGGTGCCTCCGCGCCGGTGTCCTCGGGTCCGGCCGCCGGTATCGCGGCGTCGCTGTCGTCCTCCCGCTCCCGTTCCTCGGCCCGTGGCGCGTCCGGCTTCGCGACCCGCCGCGGCGACGAGAAGCCGGTGGTCTCCCTCGCCGTGGGCGACCGTGTCACGCACGACCAGTTCGGCCTCGGCACGGTCGTCGGCGTCGGGGGCTCGGGAGCGAACGCGGAGGCGACGATCGACTTCGGCGACACCAAGCCGAAGCGGCTGCTGCTGCGGTACGCGCCGGTGGAGAAGCTGTAG
- a CDS encoding NUDIX hydrolase, which translates to MADSSHGYVRDRRGCCHWGPHGAAGLLLRQGPRFLLQRRSWRVHHGRTWSIPGGALKSGESPWDGARREFAEELGSVPAVCPVRTFVDDHGGWAYHTVVADVVELFGRHGGDGEGAAHRWCTPAEIDSLRLHPGFAAAWPQLIAGLGMAGR; encoded by the coding sequence ATGGCCGACAGCAGTCACGGATACGTCAGGGACCGGCGTGGCTGCTGCCACTGGGGTCCGCACGGCGCTGCAGGTCTTCTGCTGCGCCAAGGTCCTCGATTCCTGCTCCAGCGCCGATCCTGGCGAGTCCATCACGGCCGCACCTGGAGCATTCCCGGAGGCGCGCTGAAATCCGGCGAGAGCCCCTGGGACGGGGCCCGCAGGGAGTTCGCTGAAGAGCTCGGCAGCGTTCCAGCAGTGTGTCCCGTCCGCACCTTCGTCGACGACCATGGCGGATGGGCCTATCACACTGTCGTCGCGGACGTGGTGGAGCTGTTCGGTCGTCACGGTGGCGACGGCGAAGGCGCTGCCCACCGGTGGTGCACTCCCGCCGAGATCGACTCGCTGCGCCTCCATCCCGGATTCGCGGCCGCCTGGCCTCAGTTGATCGCCGGGCTGGGTATGGCCGGACGATGA